The proteins below are encoded in one region of Amycolatopsis acidiphila:
- a CDS encoding response regulator transcription factor: MRIVLAEDSAVLRAGLVELLTLRGHEVVAEVKDADALRRAVLGHRPDVSIVDIRMPPSFTDEGLRAAVDLRRQDRSRAVLLFSQYVETSYAAELLADRAGGVGYLLKDRVADVSDFLDALRRVAAGETVLDPEVVSQLFGATRKTAVLDRLTEREREVLALMAEGRSNGAIAAKLYLSGGSVEKYVTRLFDKLGLPRSEEDNRRVLAVLRYLES; encoded by the coding sequence GTGCGGATCGTGCTGGCCGAGGACTCGGCGGTGCTGCGGGCCGGGTTGGTGGAGCTGCTGACGCTGCGGGGACACGAGGTGGTCGCCGAGGTCAAGGACGCGGACGCGTTGCGGCGGGCGGTGCTCGGGCACCGGCCGGACGTGTCCATTGTGGACATCCGGATGCCCCCGTCGTTCACCGACGAGGGCCTGCGCGCGGCGGTGGACCTGCGCCGGCAGGACAGGTCGAGGGCCGTGCTGCTGTTCTCGCAGTACGTCGAGACGTCCTACGCCGCGGAGCTGCTGGCCGACCGCGCCGGCGGGGTGGGCTACCTGCTCAAGGACCGGGTCGCCGACGTCTCGGACTTCCTCGACGCGCTCAGGCGCGTCGCCGCCGGGGAGACCGTGCTCGACCCGGAGGTGGTGAGCCAGCTGTTCGGCGCCACCAGGAAGACCGCGGTGCTGGACCGGCTGACCGAACGGGAGCGCGAGGTGCTCGCGCTGATGGCGGAGGGGCGCTCGAACGGCGCCATCGCCGCGAAGCTGTACCTCTCGGGCGGCTCGGTGGAGAAGTACGTGACCCGGCTGTTCGACAAGCTCGGCCTGCCACGGTCCGAAGAGGACAATCGCAGGGTGCTCGCCGTGCTGCGCTACCTGGAGTCGTAA
- a CDS encoding secondary thiamine-phosphate synthase enzyme YjbQ: MHSTEIEVRTGREAAVHDLTKQAESFLAEAGAGDGLLHVWVPHATAGLAVLETGAGSDDDLLAALDELLPRDNRWRHQHGSRGHGRDHVLPAFLPPYASVPVLDGTLALGTWQSICLVDTNVDNQVRKVRFSFLAG; the protein is encoded by the coding sequence ATGCACTCCACAGAGATCGAGGTCCGCACCGGCCGCGAGGCCGCGGTGCACGACCTGACGAAGCAGGCGGAGTCCTTCCTCGCCGAGGCAGGCGCCGGTGACGGCCTCCTGCACGTGTGGGTCCCGCACGCCACCGCCGGCCTCGCGGTGCTGGAGACCGGCGCGGGCAGTGACGACGACCTGCTCGCCGCGCTCGACGAGCTGCTGCCCCGCGACAACCGCTGGCGCCACCAGCACGGCAGCCGCGGCCACGGCCGGGACCACGTGCTGCCCGCGTTCCTCCCGCCGTACGCGAGCGTGCCCGTCCTGGACGGCACGCTCGCGCTCGGCACCTGGCAGTCGATCTGCCTGGTGGACACCAACGTCGACAACCAGGTCCGCAAGGTCCGGTTCAGCTTCCTCGCGGGCTGA